From Bacillus basilensis, a single genomic window includes:
- the sigG gene encoding RNA polymerase sporulation sigma factor SigG translates to MTRNKVEICGVDTAKLPVLKNDEMRKLFREMQSGEISAREKLVNGNLRLVLSVIQRFNNRGEYVDDLFQVGCIGLMKSIDNFDLGQNVKFSTYAVPMIIGEIRRYLRDNNPIRVSRSLRDIAYKALQVREKLIAENSKEPTAMDIAKVLEVTHEEIVFALDAIQDPVSLFEPIYNDGGDPIFVMDQLSDEKQKDEQWVEELALKEGMKRLNDREKMIIRKRFFQGKTQMEVAEEIGISQAQVSRLEKSAIKQMNKTIQG, encoded by the coding sequence TTGACGAGAAACAAAGTAGAAATTTGCGGTGTTGATACAGCTAAACTTCCCGTACTAAAAAATGATGAAATGCGTAAATTATTTCGTGAAATGCAAAGTGGAGAGATAAGCGCAAGAGAGAAATTAGTGAATGGAAACTTACGTCTTGTACTGAGCGTCATCCAAAGATTTAATAACAGAGGAGAATATGTTGACGATTTATTTCAAGTTGGTTGCATTGGACTTATGAAATCCATTGATAACTTTGATTTAGGCCAAAATGTAAAATTTTCAACGTATGCTGTGCCGATGATTATTGGGGAAATACGCAGATATTTGCGTGATAACAATCCAATTCGCGTATCTCGCTCATTACGAGATATTGCGTATAAAGCGTTACAAGTAAGAGAAAAGTTGATTGCAGAAAATTCAAAAGAACCAACAGCAATGGATATTGCAAAAGTGCTTGAAGTGACTCATGAAGAAATTGTTTTTGCTTTAGATGCGATTCAAGATCCAGTTTCATTATTTGAGCCGATTTATAACGATGGAGGAGATCCTATCTTTGTTATGGATCAGTTAAGTGATGAAAAACAAAAGGACGAGCAGTGGGTTGAAGAATTAGCACTAAAAGAAGGAATGAAGCGTTTAAATGATCGTGAGAAAATGATTATTCGAAAACGTTTCTTCCAAGGAAAAACGCAAATGGAAGTTGCAGAAGAAATTGGGATTTCTCAAGCACAAGTGTCACGTTTAGAGAAATCAGCTATTAAACAAATGAATAAGACGATTCAAGGATAA
- the sigE gene encoding RNA polymerase sporulation sigma factor SigE: MMKLKFYLVYLWYKVLLKLGIKTDEIYYIGGSEALPPPLTKEEEEVLLNKLPKGDQAARSLLIERNLRLVVYIARKFENTGINIEDLISIGTIGLIKAVNTFNPEKKIKLATYASRCIENEILMHLRRNNKNRSEVSFDEPLNIDWDGNELLLSDVLGTDDDIITKDLEATVDRHLLMKALHQLNDREKQIMELRFGLAGGEEKTQKDVADMLGISQSYISRLEKRIIKRLRKEFNKMV; encoded by the coding sequence ATGATGAAATTAAAATTTTATTTAGTATATCTTTGGTATAAAGTATTGTTGAAATTAGGAATTAAGACCGATGAAATTTATTATATTGGTGGAAGTGAAGCGTTGCCACCGCCGTTAACGAAAGAAGAAGAGGAAGTTCTTTTGAATAAATTGCCAAAAGGCGATCAGGCAGCAAGATCATTACTAATTGAACGCAACTTACGGCTAGTTGTATATATAGCAAGAAAGTTTGAAAATACAGGGATAAATATTGAAGATTTAATTAGTATAGGAACAATTGGTCTTATTAAAGCAGTCAATACATTTAATCCAGAAAAGAAAATAAAATTAGCAACATATGCCTCACGTTGTATAGAAAATGAAATTTTAATGCATTTGCGCCGAAATAACAAAAATCGTTCAGAAGTTTCTTTTGATGAACCGCTTAACATTGATTGGGATGGGAATGAACTTTTGTTATCTGATGTATTAGGTACAGACGATGATATTATTACAAAAGATTTAGAAGCTACTGTTGATCGTCATCTTCTAATGAAAGCATTACATCAATTAAATGATCGTGAAAAACAAATTATGGAACTTCGATTTGGGCTTGCTGGAGGAGAGGAAAAGACGCAAAAAGATGTGGCGGATATGCTTGGGATTTCACAGTCATACATTTCGCGTTTAGAAAAAAGAATCATAAAAAGATTACGAAAAGAATTTAATAAAATGGTGTAA
- the spoIIGA gene encoding sigma-E processing peptidase SpoIIGA, with the protein MVVYADVVWLLNACIDFLLLLLTATVLKKKIKRWRLVLGAFIGSTIVIFAFTPFASMMTHPIMKLLYSLLIVYTAFGFTTFRNYTQTVFTFYFVTFMVGGGLIGTHFFLQTNEMVSGLVQSQSISYGDPISWLFVVFGFPVIYYFSKKRIESVEVTKIHYDQIVKLKIQLAEEELELAGLIDSGNQLYDPLTKTPVMIMHISSLEHCLPAWLTEQIYSKTEIPQIPENDSGWATKLRLIPFRAVGVENQFLWAIKPDSVQIYHEGSSIAVNKVLIGLNTQQLSTNGEYQCIVHPKMLISQKMVIA; encoded by the coding sequence TTGGTTGTTTACGCCGACGTTGTTTGGTTGTTAAACGCCTGCATTGATTTTCTTTTACTTTTATTAACAGCCACCGTGTTAAAAAAGAAGATCAAAAGATGGAGGCTTGTGTTAGGGGCATTTATAGGTTCAACCATTGTTATTTTTGCCTTTACTCCTTTTGCTTCTATGATGACACATCCAATTATGAAACTACTGTACTCGTTACTTATTGTGTATACAGCATTTGGGTTTACAACGTTTAGAAATTATACACAAACTGTTTTTACTTTTTACTTTGTCACCTTTATGGTTGGCGGAGGGTTAATTGGCACTCATTTCTTTTTGCAAACGAATGAAATGGTAAGTGGATTGGTCCAATCTCAATCAATTTCTTACGGTGATCCAATTAGCTGGTTGTTTGTTGTTTTTGGTTTTCCGGTAATTTATTATTTTTCTAAAAAGCGTATTGAAAGCGTAGAGGTTACAAAAATACACTATGATCAAATTGTGAAATTGAAAATTCAATTAGCTGAAGAGGAACTAGAACTCGCAGGTTTAATTGATAGTGGGAACCAACTTTACGACCCGTTAACGAAAACACCCGTTATGATTATGCATATTTCATCATTAGAACATTGCTTACCAGCTTGGTTAACAGAACAAATTTATTCCAAAACAGAGATTCCTCAAATACCAGAAAATGATTCTGGGTGGGCGACAAAATTACGCTTAATTCCTTTCCGAGCAGTAGGAGTAGAGAATCAATTTTTATGGGCAATTAAGCCAGACAGTGTGCAAATTTATCATGAAGGTAGTTCTATTGCCGTGAACAAAGTATTGATTGGATTAAATACACAACAGTTGTCAACCAATGGAGAGTATCAATGTATTGTGCATCCGAAAATGTTAATTTCGCAAAAAATGGTAATTGCTTAA
- the ftsZ gene encoding cell division protein FtsZ, whose translation MLEFDTTQDQLANIKVIGVGGGGNNAVNRMIEHGVQGVDFIAVNTDAQALNLSKAETKMQIGGKLTRGLGAGANPEVGKKAAEESKEQIQEALRGADMVFVTAGMGGGTGTGAAPVVAQVAKELGALTVGVVTRPFTFEGRKRATQAASGIAAFKENVDTLIVIPNDRLLEIVDKNTPMLEAFREADNVLRQGVQGISDLIATPGLINLDFADVKTIMSNRGSALMGIGSGNGENRAAEAAKKAISSPLLETSIDGAQGVIMNITGGANLSLYEVQEAADIVASASDPEVNMIFGSVINEGLKDDIVVTVIATGFDDSIATQPPKPIIRPNANHTQQQQQPVAQPSKQREVKREMKREEPVVHERHSDSDDIDIPAFLRNRRRR comes from the coding sequence ATGTTAGAGTTTGATACTACTCAAGATCAATTAGCGAATATAAAAGTTATCGGTGTCGGCGGTGGCGGAAACAATGCTGTAAACCGTATGATTGAACACGGTGTACAAGGTGTAGACTTTATCGCTGTGAATACTGATGCACAAGCATTAAATCTATCAAAAGCTGAAACAAAAATGCAAATTGGTGGAAAATTAACACGTGGACTTGGTGCAGGTGCAAACCCTGAAGTAGGGAAAAAAGCTGCAGAAGAAAGTAAAGAACAGATCCAAGAAGCACTTCGTGGTGCAGATATGGTCTTCGTAACTGCTGGTATGGGCGGCGGAACTGGAACTGGTGCAGCTCCAGTTGTTGCTCAAGTTGCAAAAGAATTAGGTGCATTAACAGTTGGTGTTGTAACACGTCCATTTACATTTGAAGGACGTAAGCGTGCAACACAAGCAGCATCTGGTATTGCGGCATTTAAAGAAAATGTAGATACACTTATTGTAATTCCAAACGATCGCTTATTAGAGATTGTTGATAAAAATACGCCGATGTTAGAAGCGTTCCGTGAAGCAGATAACGTATTACGTCAAGGTGTTCAAGGTATTTCTGATTTAATTGCAACACCAGGTTTAATTAACTTAGACTTCGCAGACGTAAAGACAATTATGTCTAATAGAGGTTCTGCTTTAATGGGTATTGGTTCTGGTAATGGAGAAAATCGTGCTGCTGAAGCTGCGAAAAAAGCGATTTCTAGTCCATTATTAGAAACATCTATTGATGGAGCTCAAGGTGTTATCATGAATATTACGGGTGGAGCTAACTTAAGCTTATATGAAGTACAAGAAGCGGCAGACATTGTAGCTTCAGCTTCAGATCCAGAAGTAAATATGATCTTCGGTTCGGTTATTAATGAAGGATTAAAAGATGATATCGTTGTAACTGTAATTGCAACTGGTTTTGATGATAGCATTGCAACTCAACCACCAAAACCAATTATCCGTCCAAATGCGAATCACACGCAACAACAGCAACAGCCAGTAGCTCAACCTTCAAAACAACGTGAAGTAAAACGTGAAATGAAGCGTGAAGAGCCGGTTGTACATGAACGTCATTCAGATTCAGATGATATCGATATTCCAGCATTCTTACGTAATCGTCGTAGACGATAA
- the ftsA gene encoding cell division protein FtsA: MNSNEIYVSLDIGTSNVKVIIGEMVNDSLNIIGVGNVKSNGLKKGSIVDIDETVRSIKKAIEQAERMVGIHIEQVVVGVNANQVQLLPCHGVVAVSNEDREIGNEDVLRVLDAAQVVSIAPEREFIDVVPRQFIVDGLDEINDPRGMIGVRLEMEGTLITGSRTLLHNLLRCVEKAGLEIVDICLQPLAAATVAISSDEKNRGVALVDMGGGSTTLSIFKDGELQATSVLPLGGDHITKDIAIGLKTSTENADQIKLKYGHAFYDTASEEEMFTVPIMGSDQTEQYSQLELSDIIEARVEEILMFVQDEVRKLGVKQVASGYVLTGGIASMPGVLDLAYDILHENVRIATPDYIGVREPQYTSGVGLIKHSYQKAKLRGKNVQEKQEHFEPVPAPAPTPVQQQPAKQKTRNQNNNNQNDDRMMSKVKRVFRYLWD, from the coding sequence ATGAACAGCAATGAAATATATGTTAGTCTTGACATCGGTACATCCAATGTTAAAGTCATCATTGGTGAAATGGTTAATGACAGCTTAAACATTATTGGTGTTGGAAATGTAAAATCAAATGGTTTAAAGAAGGGATCGATAGTTGATATAGACGAGACTGTTCGATCAATTAAAAAAGCAATTGAACAAGCTGAGCGCATGGTGGGGATCCACATTGAGCAAGTTGTAGTAGGTGTCAATGCAAACCAGGTACAGCTACTTCCTTGTCACGGAGTAGTCGCTGTTTCAAATGAAGATCGTGAAATCGGGAATGAAGATGTCTTACGCGTTCTAGATGCAGCACAAGTTGTGTCAATTGCTCCAGAACGTGAGTTTATTGATGTGGTACCTCGACAGTTCATCGTAGACGGTCTTGACGAGATTAACGATCCACGCGGGATGATCGGTGTAAGATTAGAAATGGAAGGTACACTTATTACAGGCTCGAGAACTTTACTACATAACCTACTTCGTTGTGTAGAAAAAGCAGGTCTTGAAATTGTTGATATTTGTCTTCAACCTTTAGCGGCTGCAACAGTTGCTATATCTTCAGATGAAAAAAATAGAGGAGTAGCCCTTGTTGATATGGGGGGAGGATCTACAACTTTATCTATTTTTAAAGATGGAGAGTTACAAGCGACGAGCGTATTACCATTAGGTGGAGACCATATAACGAAGGATATTGCGATTGGGTTGAAAACTTCAACAGAAAATGCAGATCAAATTAAGTTGAAATATGGACATGCTTTTTATGATACAGCATCTGAAGAAGAGATGTTTACGGTTCCTATTATGGGAAGCGATCAAACAGAACAATATTCTCAGTTGGAATTATCGGATATAATAGAGGCTCGTGTAGAGGAAATTTTAATGTTTGTTCAAGATGAAGTGCGTAAGCTAGGAGTAAAGCAAGTAGCTTCTGGTTATGTGCTAACTGGTGGAATTGCTTCTATGCCAGGTGTCCTTGATCTTGCATATGATATTTTACATGAAAATGTTCGTATAGCAACTCCTGATTATATTGGTGTGCGTGAGCCCCAATATACAAGTGGAGTGGGATTAATTAAACATTCTTATCAAAAAGCTAAATTACGTGGGAAAAATGTGCAGGAAAAGCAAGAGCATTTTGAACCAGTACCAGCTCCAGCACCAACGCCGGTACAACAGCAACCTGCGAAACAAAAAACTCGTAATCAAAACAATAATAATCAAAATGATGACCGTATGATGTCAAAAGTAAAACGTGTATTCCGTTATTTATGGGATTAA
- the divIB gene encoding cell division protein DivIB, giving the protein MKNSKVIKLQDRVPKLKNQQKKNKKNVNHRLILYISILFLLVLFLIYFRSPLSNIKKISVFGNHYMTDEQVMKESGVTYDTSYFRVTAHKAEENLTKRKEIKAVNVKKRFPNKIDVHIEEYLTIGYINKDGKLQPLLENGKTLDVLPNGKLPVAAPIFEPFKEEKMKELIAELEKLTPTILRSISEIRYSPTNANEDHLTLYMNEGYEVSTTIQNFAKRMETYPLILKTIEPGKKVLIDLEVGAYTKELEAEEKKE; this is encoded by the coding sequence ATGAAAAATAGTAAAGTGATTAAACTACAGGATCGTGTACCAAAGTTAAAAAATCAGCAGAAAAAAAACAAAAAAAATGTTAATCATCGGTTGATTTTATACATATCAATTTTATTTTTATTAGTGCTCTTTTTAATTTATTTTCGGTCTCCGCTTAGCAATATTAAAAAGATAAGTGTGTTTGGAAATCATTATATGACAGATGAGCAAGTGATGAAGGAATCAGGTGTGACGTATGATACAAGTTATTTCCGAGTGACAGCACATAAAGCAGAAGAAAACCTAACGAAACGAAAAGAAATTAAAGCAGTAAATGTAAAAAAACGTTTTCCAAATAAAATTGATGTTCATATTGAAGAATATTTAACGATTGGTTATATAAACAAAGATGGGAAATTACAACCGCTATTAGAGAACGGGAAAACACTTGATGTCCTCCCGAACGGAAAACTTCCTGTTGCAGCGCCAATTTTTGAACCTTTTAAAGAGGAGAAAATGAAGGAGTTAATTGCTGAGCTTGAAAAATTAACACCAACTATTTTAAGGTCTATTTCTGAAATTCGTTATTCACCGACGAATGCGAATGAAGACCATCTTACTTTATATATGAATGAAGGGTATGAAGTGAGCACTACGATTCAAAATTTCGCAAAACGTATGGAAACCTATCCGCTTATTTTAAAAACAATTGAGCCAGGCAAAAAGGTATTAATTGACTTAGAAGTAGGGGCATATACGAAAGAATTAGAAGCGGAAGAAAAAAAAGAATAG
- the murB gene encoding UDP-N-acetylmuramate dehydrogenase — MEQLVNELIEANVGRVLVNEPLARYTTMKIGGPADILIVPKHIAGIEKTLQLVKKYKTKWIVIGRGSNLLVSDLGIEGVVIRLGEGLDHLEVEKHRVRVGGGYPLIKLSTLLSRQGLAGLEFASGIPGSVGGAVYMNAGAHKSDIAHILSKALILFENGTIDWLTHGEMEFSYRTSILQTKRPGIVLEAEFQLQIGEREGIVSLMQKNKDYRRETQPWNHPCAGSVFRNPIPYFAGDLIEKAGLRGYQIGGAQISEMHGNFIINTGGASAQDVLSLIALIKQTIKDKFSVEMHTEVEIIGR; from the coding sequence ATGGAGCAATTAGTAAATGAGCTTATAGAAGCAAATGTTGGTCGCGTGTTAGTGAATGAACCGTTAGCGCGTTATACCACTATGAAAATAGGTGGACCAGCTGATATTTTAATTGTGCCAAAGCATATTGCCGGTATTGAAAAAACTTTGCAGTTAGTAAAAAAATATAAAACAAAGTGGATTGTAATTGGTCGCGGTTCGAACCTTCTTGTATCTGATCTAGGTATAGAAGGTGTCGTTATTCGTTTAGGAGAAGGATTAGACCATTTAGAAGTCGAAAAACATAGAGTAAGAGTTGGTGGTGGGTATCCCCTTATTAAATTGTCAACTTTACTGAGTCGTCAAGGGTTAGCCGGTCTGGAATTTGCAAGTGGTATTCCAGGAAGTGTTGGTGGTGCAGTGTATATGAATGCAGGAGCACATAAATCGGATATAGCACACATATTATCAAAAGCTCTTATTTTGTTTGAAAACGGAACAATTGACTGGTTAACGCATGGAGAAATGGAGTTTTCCTATCGTACATCTATATTACAAACGAAACGTCCTGGTATTGTTTTGGAAGCTGAGTTTCAATTACAGATAGGAGAGCGTGAGGGAATCGTAAGTCTCATGCAAAAGAATAAAGATTACCGCCGTGAAACACAGCCATGGAATCATCCTTGTGCAGGAAGTGTATTTCGGAATCCAATTCCATACTTTGCAGGAGATTTAATAGAAAAGGCCGGGCTTCGTGGTTATCAAATAGGTGGAGCTCAAATTTCTGAAATGCATGGGAATTTTATTATTAATACTGGGGGAGCCAGCGCGCAAGATGTCTTATCTTTAATTGCATTAATAAAACAAACAATCAAGGATAAATTTAGCGTAGAAATGCATACAGAAGTAGAAATCATTGGAAGATAA
- the murG gene encoding undecaprenyldiphospho-muramoylpentapeptide beta-N-acetylglucosaminyltransferase, which yields MRVLVSGGGTGGHIYPALALIREIKKLNPEARFLYIGTENGLESTIVPKAGIPFQSIVISGFKRKISLDNVKTVMRFLKGVQDSKRYIRRFNPDIVIGTGGYVCGPVVYAAAKLGIPTIVHEQNSVPGVTNKFLSRYVDKVAVCFEAAAEHFPQSKVVMTGNPRASEVMDQNGMKGKRSVGLSLPKKSVLIFGGSRGARPINDAFVEAIEQFGNKSYEILYVTGEVHYDKVMEAVKQKGNPNNVIIKPFIHNMPEVLTGVDLVVSRAGATTLAELTALGKPSVLIPSPYVTNNHQEKNARSVVDKGAAKMLLEKDLTAETLIRDIDEILLDAQTLQNMKLAATQLGIPDAANKLYEVMNKLVKK from the coding sequence GTGCGAGTATTAGTAAGTGGTGGGGGCACTGGAGGTCATATTTATCCGGCTCTTGCTTTAATAAGAGAAATAAAAAAGTTAAATCCGGAAGCAAGGTTTTTATATATTGGTACGGAGAATGGATTAGAGAGCACAATCGTTCCAAAAGCAGGTATACCGTTTCAATCGATTGTTATAAGTGGATTTAAGCGTAAAATATCGTTAGATAACGTGAAAACGGTGATGCGTTTCCTAAAGGGTGTACAAGATAGTAAACGATATATTCGTCGTTTTAATCCGGATATTGTGATTGGAACGGGTGGATATGTATGTGGACCAGTTGTATATGCTGCGGCAAAATTAGGTATTCCAACTATTGTACATGAACAAAATAGTGTACCTGGTGTAACGAATAAATTTTTAAGTCGCTATGTTGATAAAGTTGCGGTGTGTTTTGAAGCGGCTGCAGAACATTTTCCACAGTCAAAAGTTGTCATGACAGGAAATCCACGAGCATCAGAAGTAATGGATCAGAATGGAATGAAAGGAAAACGTTCAGTAGGTTTATCTCTTCCTAAAAAATCCGTACTTATTTTTGGGGGAAGCCGTGGGGCTAGACCGATTAACGATGCTTTCGTAGAAGCAATTGAACAGTTTGGAAATAAAAGTTACGAAATATTGTATGTAACAGGTGAAGTTCATTATGACAAAGTAATGGAAGCAGTGAAGCAAAAAGGGAATCCGAATAATGTGATTATTAAACCTTTCATTCATAATATGCCAGAGGTACTTACAGGGGTAGATCTTGTTGTTTCAAGAGCTGGGGCAACAACACTTGCAGAATTAACCGCATTAGGAAAGCCAAGTGTGTTAATTCCGAGTCCTTACGTAACAAATAACCATCAGGAAAAAAATGCACGTTCTGTTGTCGATAAAGGGGCAGCAAAAATGTTGCTTGAAAAAGATTTAACAGCTGAAACGCTTATTCGTGATATTGATGAGATTTTATTAGATGCACAAACATTACAAAATATGAAGCTAGCTGCTACACAATTAGGTATTCCAGATGCAGCAAATAAGCTGTATGAAGTAATGAATAAGCTTGTAAAAAAATAA
- the spoVE gene encoding stage V sporulation protein E: MKKTPDFILIIVTLALLTIGMIMVYSASAVWASYKMGDSFFFAKRQLLFASLGVMAMFFIMKIDYWVWRTYSKVILLVCFILLILVLIPGVGLVRGGARSWIGIGAFSIQPSEFMKFAMIIFLAKFLAERQKLITSFKRGLLPALGFVFLAFGMIMLQPDLGTGTVMVGTCIIMIFISGARVFHFAMFGLLGIAGFVGLIASAPYRMKRITSYLDPWSDPLGSGFQIIQSLLAIGPGGLFGLGLGQSRQKFLYLPEPQTDFIFAILSEELGFIGGSFVLLLFSLLLWRGIRIALGAPDLYGTFLAVGIVAMIAIQVMINVGVVTGLMPVTGITLPFLSYGGSSLTLMLMAVGVLLNISRHSRY, encoded by the coding sequence ATGAAGAAAACGCCTGATTTTATTCTCATCATCGTTACACTTGCGTTGTTAACAATCGGAATGATTATGGTGTATAGTGCGAGTGCGGTTTGGGCCTCTTATAAAATGGGGGACTCATTCTTTTTTGCAAAAAGGCAATTGTTATTTGCAAGTCTTGGTGTAATGGCTATGTTTTTTATCATGAAAATTGATTATTGGGTGTGGCGCACGTATTCAAAAGTAATTTTGCTAGTTTGCTTCATTCTTCTTATTCTTGTTCTTATTCCAGGGGTAGGACTTGTCCGAGGAGGAGCGCGAAGTTGGATTGGAATCGGAGCATTTTCCATTCAACCGTCAGAATTTATGAAGTTTGCGATGATTATTTTCTTAGCAAAATTTTTAGCGGAACGACAAAAATTAATTACCTCTTTTAAACGTGGTTTACTACCAGCTCTTGGTTTTGTATTTCTTGCTTTTGGGATGATTATGTTACAGCCAGATCTTGGTACAGGAACGGTAATGGTTGGGACATGTATCATTATGATATTTATCTCGGGAGCAAGGGTCTTTCACTTTGCAATGTTTGGTTTGCTAGGTATAGCAGGATTTGTAGGGCTAATTGCATCAGCACCGTATCGAATGAAACGTATTACATCATATTTAGATCCGTGGTCAGATCCGCTTGGAAGTGGATTTCAAATTATTCAATCGTTACTCGCAATTGGGCCTGGTGGATTATTTGGGCTCGGACTTGGACAAAGTAGACAAAAGTTTCTTTATTTACCTGAACCACAAACAGACTTTATATTTGCAATCTTATCCGAGGAATTAGGTTTTATTGGTGGTTCATTTGTGTTATTATTATTTAGTCTATTATTATGGCGTGGGATTCGTATAGCTTTAGGAGCGCCAGATTTATATGGTACGTTTTTAGCAGTAGGTATTGTGGCGATGATTGCGATTCAAGTAATGATTAATGTGGGTGTTGTAACAGGATTGATGCCTGTTACGGGTATTACTTTGCCGTTTTTAAGTTATGGTGGATCGAGTTTGACATTAATGTTAATGGCAGTAGGTGTATTATTAAATATAAGTCGCCATTCTCGCTACTAA